The Saprospiraceae bacterium genome includes the window TGTCTGGAAACAAAACAGAAAATTCCTGAGCGATGAAAATCAAGGTTTTCAAAACACTTCGCTGGGCTTTGGTGCCAATGGTGCTATTCGGTAGCTGTTCACCTAAAGGCCCGACGACAACAGAAAAACACACCCGCCCTAACATCATCCTGATCATGGGTGATGACATAGGCTATTCGGACCTCGGCTGCTACGGCGCAGAAATCCAGACGCCCAATCTTGATAAATTGGCAGCTGGCGGGATGCGTTTCAAGCAATTCTACAACATGGCTAAATGCAATCCTACTCGCTCTACACTTATAACGGGATTGTATCAAGGAAATGACCAGGCGATTTCCTTCGTTCCGCTGTTGAGAGATGCGGGGTATTCTGCTGTAATCAGCGGAAAGGAGCACTTTGATAAATGGGTACCTAAAGATTGCTATTTTGCCGAAACATTTGAGAAATCCCTTACCTTTTGGGCAACGACGGAATACTTCGTTCCCCCTTCAGGGAAATTTGAGCGTCCTTTTTTTCTGAATGGAAAAGAGATAAGTGCTGATGAAATTGAAGCCGAAATAACGCCAAAATACAAAACCGATTTCATCACTGATTATGGACTGAAATGGCTAAATGAAATGCTGGAAAAGGACCAGCCTTTTTTCCTTTTCTTGCCCTACCATTCGGCTCATTATCCATTGCAGGCCAGGCCAGAAGATATCGCTAAATACCGGGGTAAATACAAAGATGGTTGGGAAAAAACGAGACAAGCGCGATTCGAACGGATGAAAGCAATGGGAATACTGGATGAAAGTGTTCAATTATCTCCACCAGAAGGGAACTCCAATCAATTTCGAGGTACTTCCGAAAAAGGGTGGGATGACCTTCGGGCTAAATGGCCTACCTATTATCCTTGGGCGTCGATGACACCGCAGGAGCAAGATGATAAAGACCTGGAAATGGCCGTCTTTGCAGCGATGGTTGACCGCATGGATCAGAACATTGGCCGGGTGATTAGGCGGGTAGAGGAAGCCGGTGAGCTGGAAAATACCTTGATCCTGTTTTTTACCGATAATGGTTCTTGTCCTTTTGATAGCAACGTCGATTTTGACATCCCGCCTGGGCCAGCGGAGTCTTATCGTTGCCTTTCCCCGCCCTGGGCCAATGTTGGAAATACACCTTTTAGATTGTACAAACAAAACGGCCACGAAGGAGGGGCGAATACCCATTTCATCGCACACTGGCCCAAGGTGATTCAACCCAATCAGATTGTTGATCAATTGGGACAAGTGGCGGATTTATTCCCTACTTTTTTAGAAGTGGCAGGGCTTGAATACCCAACGGCATATAAGGGTAAAAATACCTTGCCTCTGGATGGCCAATCACTTTTGCCTGTCTTCAAAGGCGAACAGCGCCCCGAGCCCGACTATGTCATTTCTGGGAATACGGAGAAGTTTAGAATGTACCGAAGAGGCAATTGGAAAATTGTTCGGGAAAATGGCGCCGACTGGGAGTTGTACGATATGGATAAAGACAAAACGGAATTGCATAACCTGGCAATGGAATTGCCCGATAAATTAGAGGAAATGGTGGGGTTGTATGAATCTTCGGCTTTTTTGGGGAGATAGTGCGTGGCTTTTTTTGGACGGAGAGGTATTGGAGGGGGAGAGGTAATGGAGACAAGAAGGAAGTCCCTGCCGTTATTGTTTTTTTATGGGGTATTGCTACCCGATACATTTTAAAAACCAAGGCCAAATTTCAGGAATTCGTGAAAATTCGTGTCAATTCGTGGCTTACCTTAAATTTTAGCCACGAATTACCACGAATTCCACGAATTTTTATGCCTGTTTATAGGATTGAGATATACACCTTAGGCTCTTTTTACAACTTCACAAACCTGCTTTGCAGTACCGTATTTTTACCATTTAACTGGATGAAATACATGCCCGCTGCTAAATCTGTTAAGGGCAAGGTATAATGATTTTCTCCTTCTTCAATGGTCAAGGCCACCTGTTTTAGCAATTGCCCTTTGGCATCAAAAACCTGTAGGTGGACCGCCTCGGGAATAAGGACGGTAAACCTGAGTTCGAGCTCCTCTCCGGCTGGATTTGGGAAAACCAATAAGCTATTTCCACCTCCTATTTGATCAATAAAAGAAGGATTCAACCTGTTTTCTGAAATCCCAGCGGGGGTAGGCGCACAAACTATTTGTTCACATTGCCCAAGATAACCACCTTGGTCAAGGTAATACGATACCCTGCTTTGCGTTACACAAAGCGTTCTTTTGGTATTAGATAACCCCGATACTCGACATACTTCTACAAACGTATTGTATACCCCACAGCGGATATCATAGACCTCTACCTCCGTCTCTTTGGTAATCGTCATGCCATTGGCATCTGTGATGCTTAGACTATAGTTACTGGTCTCGGAAGGACAAACCTCAATGGACGCACTAGTCTCGCCATTGCTCCAGGCATAGGTGTAGGGTGCTGTTCCTCCATAAGCATCGGCTTCCAGGGTCACACATTCGGCGGGGGCGTAACCGATATAGGCCGCCTGGCAGCTGCTGAGCCTGGCATTTAAGGGGACTTCCACACAAATAGCCTGGCCTTCTCCACAGTCATTTTGAGGCGTTATACAAACGACTCCCGTCAGGAAATTATCGCTGATGGAAAGGGTAATGGCATTGCTCCCCTGGCCACTTATGATGGTCGTTCCGCTTGGACTTTCCCACAGATAGGAAGTCGCGCCACTGACCGGGGCAATGGTGTAAGTATTATTCGATACGACAATATCTCTTCCCGCCAAGATGCTTGGAGCACCTTCTACGACCAATTGGTCTGTTTGGGCCACCGCATTTCCTCCGCAGTCGTTAATCGCCGTTACGCCAATACTTCCCGTAGTTAAGGCTCCAAAGGCCACCGTTATGCTAGTCGTTCCTTGCCCACTGGTGATGCTGGCTCCTGCCGGAACCGACCACTGATAGGAGCTTGCAGCCCCTACAGCTGGAATGGAGTAGGTATTTCCTTGCGTATGGCACAAGCCCGTCGTAGGCCCGCTGATTGGGCCAGGTGCCGCAGGCGTACCTTGAACCGACAAGGTCGTCGGACTAATGGAGGGACTTTGCCCGCAAGCATTCGAGGCAGCTACAATGATCAACCCCGTAGAAAGTTGATTGAAGTTTACGGTAATGCTTGTGCTGCCTTGTCCACTAATAATGGTGTCTCCTTCCGGAACCGTCCAGACATAATGTGTGGTATT containing:
- a CDS encoding arylsulfatase, which gives rise to MKIKVFKTLRWALVPMVLFGSCSPKGPTTTEKHTRPNIILIMGDDIGYSDLGCYGAEIQTPNLDKLAAGGMRFKQFYNMAKCNPTRSTLITGLYQGNDQAISFVPLLRDAGYSAVISGKEHFDKWVPKDCYFAETFEKSLTFWATTEYFVPPSGKFERPFFLNGKEISADEIEAEITPKYKTDFITDYGLKWLNEMLEKDQPFFLFLPYHSAHYPLQARPEDIAKYRGKYKDGWEKTRQARFERMKAMGILDESVQLSPPEGNSNQFRGTSEKGWDDLRAKWPTYYPWASMTPQEQDDKDLEMAVFAAMVDRMDQNIGRVIRRVEEAGELENTLILFFTDNGSCPFDSNVDFDIPPGPAESYRCLSPPWANVGNTPFRLYKQNGHEGGANTHFIAHWPKVIQPNQIVDQLGQVADLFPTFLEVAGLEYPTAYKGKNTLPLDGQSLLPVFKGEQRPEPDYVISGNTEKFRMYRRGNWKIVRENGADWELYDMDKDKTELHNLAMELPDKLEEMVGLYESSAFLGR